One Allostreptomyces psammosilenae DNA segment encodes these proteins:
- a CDS encoding potassium/proton antiporter codes for MTVDQLNTLLVLAAAVLLVAVAAIRVSSRTGLPSLLIYLGIGVLIGVDGPLGIAYDNAALTQVLGYAALILILAEGGLTTQWTAIRSAVPAAAVLSTVGVGVSVAVTAVAAHYLTGMNWQLSLLMGAVVSSTDAAAVFSVLRRVPLPRRLTGLLEAESGFNDAPVVILVVAFSTIGDHGAGGEHNWWLLPLEIGLELLIGVAIGVGVGKLGALALRQVALPASGLYPIAVMALSVLSYAGGALLHGSGFLAVYLTSLILGNSQLPHRGATRGFAEGLAWLAQIGLFVLLGLLVTPHNLGGVIVPAIVVGLALVLLARPLSVVISLAPFRLPWREQALLSWAGLRGAVPIVLATIPMVAEVPGAGQVFNTVFVLVAVFTLVQGPTLPWVATRLGIKDPTAGEELAVEVAPLDRLGGHLITVAVTPGSRLHGVEVSELRLPPGTAVTLVVREQRSFVPETSTVLRKGDELLVVTTDAAREAAERRLRAVSRGGKLAGWLGSAATSAAGARPQGQPGTRRQQRTDRPRPTLGDGTSSAPGTPQEPGASGASGAPGESGSPGTTGTPGPSGRPGPSDRPGRPGPAPRKPGRREPPHGTADRAEPAPRGDRAGLTRETSGPTESLGKTGTTETAGTAGA; via the coding sequence GTGACCGTCGACCAACTCAACACACTGCTGGTGCTCGCCGCCGCCGTACTGCTCGTCGCGGTGGCCGCCATCCGCGTGTCCTCCCGCACCGGCCTGCCCAGCCTGCTGATCTACCTCGGCATCGGGGTGCTGATCGGCGTCGACGGCCCGCTGGGCATCGCCTACGACAACGCCGCGCTCACCCAGGTGCTTGGCTACGCCGCCCTCATCCTGATCCTCGCCGAGGGCGGCCTGACCACCCAGTGGACCGCCATCCGCTCCGCGGTGCCCGCCGCCGCCGTGCTCTCCACCGTCGGCGTCGGCGTCAGCGTCGCCGTCACCGCGGTGGCCGCCCACTACCTCACCGGCATGAACTGGCAGCTCTCCCTGCTGATGGGCGCCGTCGTCTCCTCCACCGACGCCGCCGCCGTCTTCTCCGTGCTGCGCCGGGTGCCCCTGCCACGCCGCCTCACCGGCCTGCTGGAGGCCGAGTCCGGCTTCAACGACGCGCCGGTGGTCATCCTCGTCGTCGCCTTCTCCACGATCGGCGACCACGGCGCGGGCGGCGAGCACAACTGGTGGCTGCTCCCCCTGGAGATCGGCCTCGAACTGCTGATCGGCGTCGCGATCGGCGTGGGCGTCGGCAAGCTCGGCGCCCTCGCGCTCCGTCAAGTGGCCCTGCCCGCCTCCGGCCTCTACCCCATCGCCGTGATGGCGCTCTCCGTGCTCTCCTACGCCGGCGGCGCGCTGCTGCACGGCAGCGGCTTCCTCGCCGTCTACCTGACCTCCCTCATCCTCGGCAACTCCCAGCTGCCGCACCGCGGCGCCACCCGCGGTTTCGCCGAGGGCCTCGCCTGGCTCGCCCAGATCGGCCTGTTCGTGCTGCTCGGCCTGCTGGTGACCCCGCACAACCTGGGCGGCGTGATAGTGCCGGCGATCGTCGTCGGCCTCGCCCTGGTGCTGCTCGCCCGCCCGCTCTCCGTGGTGATCAGCCTGGCCCCGTTCCGGCTGCCCTGGCGGGAGCAGGCCCTGCTCTCCTGGGCGGGCCTGCGCGGCGCCGTGCCCATCGTGCTGGCGACGATCCCGATGGTCGCGGAGGTGCCCGGCGCCGGCCAGGTGTTCAACACCGTCTTCGTGCTGGTCGCCGTCTTCACCCTGGTCCAGGGGCCGACGCTGCCCTGGGTCGCCACCCGGCTCGGCATCAAGGACCCGACGGCCGGCGAGGAACTCGCGGTGGAGGTCGCGCCGCTGGACCGGCTCGGCGGCCACCTGATCACCGTCGCCGTCACCCCCGGCTCCCGGCTGCACGGCGTCGAGGTCAGCGAACTGCGGCTGCCGCCGGGCACCGCGGTGACCCTGGTGGTCCGGGAGCAGCGCTCCTTCGTGCCGGAGACCAGCACGGTGCTCCGCAAGGGCGACGAACTGCTGGTCGTCACCACCGACGCGGCGCGCGAGGCCGCCGAACGCCGGCTGCGCGCCGTCAGCCGCGGCGGCAAGCTCGCCGGCTGGCTCGGCAGCGCCGCCACCAGCGCGGCCGGCGCCAGGCCCCAGGGCCAGCCGGGCACCCGCCGCCAGCAGCGCACGGACCGGCCGCGGCCCACCCTCGGCGACGGCACCTCGTCCGCCCCCGGCACCCCCCAGGAGCCGGGCGCATCCGGCGCGTCCGGCGCACCCGGCGAGTCCGGCAGCCCCGGCACCACTGGGACGCCGGGGCCGTCCGGCCGGCCCGGACCGTCCGACCGGCCCGGACGGCCCGGCCCCGCCCCGCGGAAGCCCGGACGGCGGGAACCGCCGCACGGCACGGCCGACCGCGCCGAGCCGGCACCACGCGGCGACCGGGCCGGGCTCACCCGGGAGACGTCCGGACCGACCGAGAGCCTGGGCAAGACCGGCACCACCGAGACGGCCGGGACGGCCGGGGCCTGA
- a CDS encoding penicillin acylase family protein, translating to MPASKTFRRARLIVVLLVLLLVAAVAAGGWWAAGTVRASYPQTSGEVRLPGMSAPAEVVRDANGIPQIYADTAEDLFRAQGYVHAQDRFWEMDVRRHITSGRLSEMFGEDQVETDAFLRTLGMQRVAQQEVEETLSDDTVRNLEAYAAGVNAYLEAHSGSDLSLEYALLGFTNRDYEPEPWTATDSVAWLKAMAWDLRGNMQQEIDRALLSASYTPAEIDALYPGYDYSTHPSIVAGGSVDGDGGSFTPEDGDAADATDPQDAPDSSAAAAPAEDATEQPAPGASDGPASSDGPTSGESGQPASTEESSPAGDAGAEPAGDAATGLSALSSTGALTSTTNTTTSTTSTSAEEGAGGWNPLTGTLRALERITDVSAGGAQSVGSNSWVVAGEHTTSGRPLLANDPHLAPSMPSVWYQVGLHCREVGQACPYDVSGYSLAGVPGVVIGHNQSIAWGMTNLAADVTDLYLEQITDTTYLYDGEQVEFDEVRQETIEVAGGDDRTITVRSTVNGPLLSDRSEELRRVGQDAPAPDSAPDRRDGYAVSLKWTALTPGTTMDALFAVDRATDFEEFRAAAEAFDAPAQNMIYADVEGNIGYQTPGTIPVRGQGDGTYPSPGWDPAYQWTGTIPFEDLPYEYNPERGFIVTANNPVIASPSEDYPYLLTADWAYGARAERITDMIQRKIDAGTPIGAEDMQAMQNDTVNEMAATLVPYLLDIPVEEPEPYVGEAQDLLRDWDHTQDADSAAAAYYNAVWRNLLLRVFSDKFPASLRSEDECPLVIPDTAGAPGDELSGEALPVNECGLRDPLSAAPDGGDRWYAVVAALLEQPDSPWWDIDVDPSVTTDRDAALAQALQDARYELTARIGKNIEDWSWGRLHALDLENQTLGVSGLTPVESLLNRGPYEVGGGSAAVNATGWNAAAGYATNWVPSMRMVVDLSDLDISRWINVTGASGHAFHDNYDDQTALWQEGRLLAWPFTEQAVGAVARDRLTLTP from the coding sequence ATGCCCGCCTCCAAAACCTTCCGACGCGCCCGCCTGATCGTGGTCCTCCTGGTACTCCTGCTCGTGGCCGCCGTCGCGGCGGGCGGCTGGTGGGCGGCGGGCACGGTCCGCGCGTCCTACCCGCAGACCAGCGGCGAGGTACGGCTGCCCGGGATGAGCGCGCCGGCGGAGGTCGTCCGCGACGCCAACGGCATCCCGCAGATCTACGCCGACACCGCGGAGGACCTCTTCCGGGCGCAGGGCTACGTGCACGCGCAGGACCGGTTCTGGGAGATGGACGTCCGCCGGCACATCACCTCCGGCCGGCTGTCGGAGATGTTCGGCGAGGACCAGGTGGAGACCGACGCCTTCCTGCGCACCCTCGGCATGCAGCGGGTCGCCCAGCAGGAGGTCGAGGAGACCCTCAGCGACGACACCGTGCGCAACCTGGAGGCGTACGCGGCCGGCGTGAACGCGTACCTGGAGGCGCACTCGGGCAGCGACCTGTCCCTGGAGTACGCCCTGCTCGGCTTCACCAACCGCGACTACGAGCCGGAGCCGTGGACGGCGACCGACTCGGTGGCGTGGCTGAAGGCCATGGCCTGGGACCTGCGCGGCAACATGCAGCAGGAGATCGACCGGGCACTGCTCAGCGCCTCGTACACGCCCGCGGAAATCGACGCCCTCTACCCCGGGTACGACTACTCAACCCACCCGTCGATCGTGGCGGGCGGCTCCGTGGACGGCGACGGCGGCTCCTTCACCCCCGAGGACGGCGACGCGGCGGACGCCACCGACCCGCAGGACGCCCCCGACTCCTCCGCCGCGGCCGCCCCGGCCGAGGACGCCACCGAGCAGCCCGCGCCGGGGGCCTCCGACGGCCCGGCCTCCTCCGACGGCCCGACGTCCGGGGAGTCGGGGCAGCCGGCCTCCACCGAGGAGTCGTCCCCGGCGGGCGACGCGGGCGCGGAACCGGCGGGCGACGCCGCCACCGGCCTGTCCGCGCTCTCCTCCACCGGCGCGCTGACCTCCACGACCAACACCACCACGTCGACCACCAGCACGTCGGCCGAGGAGGGCGCCGGCGGCTGGAACCCGCTCACCGGCACCCTGCGGGCCCTGGAGCGGATCACCGACGTCAGCGCCGGTGGCGCCCAGTCGGTCGGCTCCAACTCCTGGGTGGTGGCCGGCGAACACACCACCAGCGGCCGGCCGCTGCTCGCCAACGACCCGCACCTGGCGCCGTCCATGCCCTCGGTCTGGTACCAGGTCGGCCTGCACTGCCGGGAGGTCGGGCAGGCCTGCCCGTACGACGTCAGCGGCTACAGCCTGGCCGGCGTGCCCGGCGTCGTGATCGGCCACAACCAGTCGATCGCCTGGGGCATGACCAACCTCGCCGCCGACGTCACCGACCTCTACCTGGAGCAGATCACCGACACCACCTACCTCTACGACGGCGAGCAGGTGGAGTTCGACGAGGTCCGGCAGGAGACCATCGAGGTGGCCGGCGGCGACGACCGCACCATCACCGTGCGCTCCACCGTCAACGGCCCGCTGCTCTCCGACCGCAGCGAGGAGCTGCGGCGGGTCGGCCAGGACGCCCCCGCCCCCGACTCGGCGCCGGACCGGCGGGACGGCTACGCGGTCTCCCTGAAGTGGACCGCCCTCACCCCCGGCACCACCATGGACGCCCTGTTCGCCGTCGACCGCGCCACCGACTTCGAGGAGTTCCGCGCCGCCGCCGAGGCGTTCGACGCCCCGGCGCAGAACATGATCTACGCGGACGTGGAGGGCAACATCGGCTACCAGACCCCGGGCACCATCCCGGTCCGGGGCCAGGGCGACGGCACCTACCCCTCCCCGGGCTGGGACCCGGCCTACCAGTGGACCGGCACCATCCCCTTCGAGGACCTGCCCTACGAGTACAACCCCGAGCGCGGCTTCATCGTCACCGCCAACAACCCGGTGATCGCCTCGCCCAGCGAGGACTACCCCTACCTGCTCACCGCCGACTGGGCCTACGGGGCGCGCGCCGAGCGGATCACCGACATGATCCAGCGGAAGATCGACGCCGGCACGCCGATCGGCGCCGAGGACATGCAGGCCATGCAGAACGACACGGTCAACGAGATGGCCGCCACCCTCGTCCCGTACCTCCTCGACATCCCGGTGGAGGAGCCGGAGCCCTACGTCGGCGAGGCGCAGGACCTGCTGCGCGACTGGGACCACACCCAGGACGCGGACTCGGCGGCCGCCGCCTACTACAACGCGGTCTGGCGCAACCTGCTGCTGCGGGTCTTCAGTGACAAGTTCCCGGCGAGCCTGCGTTCCGAGGACGAGTGCCCGCTGGTCATCCCGGACACCGCCGGGGCGCCCGGTGACGAGCTGTCCGGCGAGGCCCTGCCGGTCAACGAGTGCGGCCTGCGCGACCCGCTCTCGGCCGCCCCGGACGGCGGCGACCGCTGGTACGCGGTGGTCGCGGCCCTGCTGGAGCAGCCCGACAGCCCGTGGTGGGACATCGACGTCGACCCGTCGGTCACCACCGACCGCGACGCGGCGCTCGCCCAGGCCCTCCAGGACGCCCGCTACGAGCTGACCGCCCGCATCGGCAAGAACATCGAGGACTGGAGCTGGGGCCGGCTGCACGCCCTGGACCTGGAGAACCAGACGCTGGGCGTCTCCGGGCTCACCCCGGTGGAGTCGCTGCTCAACCGCGGCCCGTACGAGGTCGGCGGGGGCTCGGCGGCCGTGAACGCCACCGGCTGGAACGCCGCCGCCGGCTACGCCACCAACTGGGTGCCGTCGATGCGCATGGTCGTGGACCTCAGCGACCTGGACATCTCACGGTGGATCAACGTCACCGGCGCCAGCGGCCACGCCTTCCACGACAACTACGACGACCAGACCGCGCTGTGGCAGGAGGGCCGGCTGCTCGCCTGGCCGTTCACCGAGCAGGCGGTGGGTGCGGTGGCCCGGGACCGGCTGACCCTGACGCCGTGA
- a CDS encoding 5-formyltetrahydrofolate cyclo-ligase, which translates to MNDKRALRSRLLADRRRRAVGDGAADASRDAARRLARLLELPELPGDRTTPRAAPTGAAGAPDDAAPGAAPTVAAYASFGTEPDTFALLDALAARGTRVLLPVLLPDLDLDWARYEGRERLVSGDAGMVRPDGPTLGREAVLGCAAVVVPGLAVDERGVRLGRGGGSYDRVLERLAEQRRRGGRHVPVIVLLHEGEVLERVPAEPHDRPVDIAVTPSAVHRFPRPAEAEAEAPDVDAPADVQAPAAEAGPAGAAG; encoded by the coding sequence GTGAACGACAAGCGGGCGCTGCGGTCACGGCTGCTGGCCGACCGCCGGCGGCGGGCCGTCGGCGACGGCGCGGCCGACGCCTCCCGGGACGCGGCCCGGCGGCTGGCCCGCCTGCTGGAACTCCCCGAGCTGCCCGGCGACCGCACCACCCCGCGGGCCGCGCCCACCGGGGCGGCCGGCGCCCCCGACGACGCCGCGCCCGGCGCCGCGCCGACGGTCGCCGCCTACGCCTCCTTCGGCACCGAGCCGGACACCTTCGCGCTGCTGGACGCGCTCGCCGCGCGCGGCACGCGCGTGCTGCTGCCCGTGCTGCTCCCCGACCTCGACCTGGACTGGGCCCGCTACGAGGGCAGGGAGCGGCTGGTCAGCGGGGACGCCGGCATGGTGCGGCCGGACGGGCCGACGCTCGGGCGCGAGGCGGTGCTCGGCTGCGCGGCGGTCGTGGTGCCCGGGCTGGCGGTGGACGAGCGCGGCGTCCGGCTCGGGCGCGGCGGCGGCTCCTACGACCGGGTGCTGGAGCGGCTGGCGGAGCAGCGGCGGCGCGGCGGGCGGCACGTGCCGGTGATCGTCCTGCTGCACGAAGGGGAGGTGCTGGAGCGGGTGCCGGCCGAGCCGCACGACCGGCCGGTGGACATCGCCGTCACCCCCTCCGCGGTGCACCGCTTCCCCCGGCCGGCCGAAGCGGAGGCGGAGGCTCCGGACGTGGACGCTCCCGCCGACGTGCAGGCGCCCGCCGCGGAGGCGGGGCCGGCCGGGGCCGCCGGCTGA
- a CDS encoding GGDEF domain-containing protein: MSLITDHLTVVLGALLLVTALVMVALLLTLRALRISTAERVAELRRRVTRLECECSELTKTSVTDPLTGVWNYRYLQLSLDREVERSNRTGRPLAVLLLDIDRFEQVNRAGGHQRGNAALRDLAQRLALEVRQTDTLGRYGGEEFVVLLPDTDAEGAAHVAERLCWTVRRHRIEASFPVGQPARRPVEQAGTPSRRASDRDRRDASGPDAPAATAAPAGAAAGATTGAAAGATTGAAAGATAGAMTGAAGGTADAAAVRAAPTPPATEVDRIASGARVSLTASIGVAVLPDHANHAATLLRAADQALAEAKAAGGNGWREAVRPPEYATGGEPDGDVRHSAESL, translated from the coding sequence ATGTCGCTGATCACGGACCACCTCACCGTGGTCCTCGGTGCTCTGCTCCTGGTCACCGCGCTCGTCATGGTCGCCTTGCTGCTGACCCTACGCGCCCTGCGGATCTCCACCGCCGAGCGCGTGGCGGAGCTGCGCAGGCGGGTGACGCGGCTGGAGTGCGAGTGCTCCGAACTGACCAAGACCTCCGTGACCGACCCGCTGACCGGGGTGTGGAACTACCGCTACCTCCAGCTCTCCCTGGACCGCGAGGTGGAGCGGAGCAACCGCACCGGGCGCCCGCTCGCCGTGCTGCTGCTCGACATCGACCGGTTCGAGCAGGTCAACCGGGCCGGCGGGCACCAGCGCGGCAACGCGGCGCTGCGTGACCTGGCGCAGCGCCTCGCCCTGGAGGTGCGCCAGACGGACACCCTCGGGCGGTACGGCGGGGAGGAGTTCGTGGTGCTGCTGCCGGACACCGACGCCGAGGGGGCGGCGCACGTCGCGGAACGGCTGTGCTGGACGGTGCGCCGGCACCGGATCGAGGCGTCCTTCCCGGTCGGGCAGCCGGCGCGCCGCCCGGTCGAGCAGGCCGGCACGCCGTCCCGGCGGGCGTCCGACCGGGACCGCCGGGACGCGAGCGGGCCGGACGCTCCCGCGGCCACCGCCGCTCCGGCCGGGGCGGCAGCCGGCGCGACGACCGGGGCGGCAGCCGGCGCGACGACCGGGGCGGCAGCCGGCGCGACGGCCGGAGCGATGACCGGGGCGGCAGGCGGGACGGCCGACGCGGCGGCCGTCCGGGCCGCCCCCACCCCGCCGGCCACCGAGGTCGACCGGATCGCCTCCGGTGCCCGGGTCTCGCTGACCGCGTCCATCGGCGTGGCGGTCCTGCCGGACCACGCCAACCACGCCGCCACCCTGCTGCGCGCCGCCGACCAGGCCCTGGCCGAGGCGAAGGCGGCCGGCGGAAACGGCTGGCGGGAGGCGGTGCGCCCGCCCGAGTACGCCACCGGTGGTGAACCGGATGGCGACGTCCGTCATTCGGCGGAGAGCCTGTGA
- the galU gene encoding UTP--glucose-1-phosphate uridylyltransferase GalU — protein MTSMLPITKAVIPAAGLGTRFLPATKATPKEMLPVVDRPAIQYVVEEAVAAGLPDVLMVTGRNKRPLEDHFDRAYELEEALANKGDEERLRMVRESSELAAIHYVRQGDPKGLGHAVLCAAPHVADQPFAVLLGDDLIDPRDPLLTQMIDVQRQLGGSVVALIEVPAEQVHMYGCAAVAPADLDGVVRVTDLVEKPAAQDAPSNYAVIGRYVLDPAIFEVLRRTPPGRGGEIQLTDALKTLAQREGDGGPVHGVLFKGRRYDTGDRADYLRAVVRLACEREDLGPGFRSWLREFVEQEIPRETV, from the coding sequence ATGACGAGCATGCTCCCGATCACGAAGGCCGTGATACCAGCAGCCGGCCTGGGCACGCGCTTCCTCCCCGCCACCAAGGCGACTCCGAAGGAGATGCTGCCGGTGGTCGACCGCCCCGCGATCCAGTACGTCGTGGAGGAGGCCGTGGCGGCCGGACTGCCCGACGTGCTCATGGTGACGGGGCGCAACAAGCGTCCGCTGGAGGACCACTTCGACCGGGCGTACGAGCTGGAGGAGGCCCTCGCCAACAAGGGCGACGAGGAGCGCCTGCGGATGGTGCGCGAGTCCAGCGAGCTGGCCGCCATCCACTACGTGCGCCAGGGCGATCCCAAGGGCCTCGGCCACGCGGTGCTATGCGCCGCCCCGCACGTCGCCGACCAGCCGTTCGCGGTGCTGCTCGGTGACGACCTCATCGACCCGCGGGACCCGCTGCTCACCCAGATGATCGACGTGCAGCGGCAGCTCGGCGGCAGCGTCGTGGCGCTGATCGAGGTACCGGCCGAGCAGGTGCACATGTACGGCTGCGCCGCCGTCGCCCCGGCCGACCTCGACGGCGTGGTCCGGGTGACCGACCTGGTGGAGAAGCCGGCGGCGCAGGACGCCCCCAGCAACTACGCCGTGATCGGCCGCTACGTCCTCGACCCGGCGATCTTCGAGGTGCTGCGGCGTACCCCGCCCGGCCGCGGCGGCGAGATCCAGCTGACCGACGCGCTGAAGACGCTGGCGCAGCGCGAGGGCGACGGCGGGCCGGTGCACGGCGTGCTGTTCAAGGGGCGTCGCTACGACACCGGCGACCGCGCCGACTACCTGCGCGCCGTGGTGCGGCTGGCCTGCGAGCGCGAGGACCTCGGCCCGGGCTTCCGCAGCTGGCTGCGCGAGTTCGTCGAGCAGGAGATCCCGCGGGAGACCGTGTGA
- the glp gene encoding molybdotransferase-like divisome protein Glp, translating to MSADQRTSPGSSGEPAGAAGMPGASGAGRLEPVERHLERVLSAIRPLAPLDMQVLDAHGCLLAEDVTAPGNVPPFDNSSMDGYAVRAADLAGAERRTPVVLTVLGDVPAGASDLPRITPGTCARIMTGAPMPPGADSVVPVEWTDGGSGGDAAADTMAPATAAPVLTGPSGGPAGDGGGRVRVFRQPEYGSFVRRSGSDVERGEVVLSAGTVLTPSRIGLLCAVRRNLVKVRPRPRVSILSTGSELTHPADEPVPGRIPDANSFMLTAAAREAGALAFRAGCVPDDPAELTETLEDQLIRSDLVVTSGGVSVGAYDVVKQVFADLGEVSFHRLAMQPGKPQGFGTIGPDATPLFALPGNPVSAFVSFELFVRPAIRRMMGMEQVHRPVVRARLDAPITGSPEGRRQYARGRYVPPMPGEITGTVTPVGGSGSHLLGALARANALVVVDEWTTSAPMGQLVDVMLLQE from the coding sequence ATGAGCGCTGACCAACGCACGTCGCCCGGGTCGTCCGGGGAGCCCGCCGGGGCGGCCGGGATGCCCGGGGCGTCCGGGGCGGGGCGGCTGGAGCCGGTGGAGCGGCACCTGGAGCGGGTGCTGTCCGCGATCCGGCCGCTGGCGCCCCTGGACATGCAGGTGCTGGACGCCCACGGCTGCCTGCTCGCCGAGGACGTCACGGCCCCCGGCAACGTGCCGCCCTTCGACAACAGCTCCATGGACGGCTACGCCGTGCGCGCCGCCGACCTCGCCGGCGCCGAGCGGCGCACCCCGGTGGTGCTGACCGTGCTGGGTGACGTCCCGGCCGGCGCCAGCGACCTGCCGCGGATCACCCCGGGCACCTGCGCGCGCATCATGACCGGCGCGCCGATGCCGCCGGGGGCGGACTCCGTCGTCCCGGTGGAGTGGACCGACGGCGGCTCCGGTGGCGACGCGGCCGCCGACACCATGGCGCCGGCGACCGCCGCCCCGGTGCTCACCGGCCCCTCCGGCGGCCCGGCCGGGGACGGCGGCGGGCGGGTGCGGGTCTTCCGGCAGCCCGAGTACGGGTCCTTCGTGCGGCGCAGCGGCAGCGACGTGGAGCGCGGCGAGGTGGTGCTGAGCGCCGGGACGGTGCTCACCCCGAGCCGGATCGGCCTGCTGTGCGCGGTGCGCCGCAACCTGGTGAAGGTGCGGCCGCGCCCCCGGGTGTCGATCCTGTCGACCGGCAGCGAGCTGACCCATCCGGCGGACGAGCCGGTGCCCGGGCGGATCCCGGACGCCAACAGCTTCATGCTGACCGCGGCGGCCCGGGAGGCGGGCGCGCTGGCGTTCCGCGCCGGCTGCGTGCCGGACGATCCGGCGGAGCTCACCGAGACGCTGGAGGACCAGCTGATCCGCTCCGACCTGGTGGTCACCAGCGGCGGGGTCAGCGTGGGCGCGTACGACGTGGTCAAGCAGGTCTTCGCGGACCTGGGCGAGGTGTCCTTCCACCGGCTGGCGATGCAGCCGGGCAAGCCGCAGGGGTTCGGCACGATCGGGCCGGACGCCACGCCGCTGTTCGCCCTGCCGGGCAACCCGGTGAGCGCGTTCGTCTCCTTCGAGCTGTTCGTGCGGCCGGCGATCCGGCGGATGATGGGGATGGAGCAGGTGCACCGGCCGGTGGTCCGGGCCCGCCTCGACGCCCCGATCACCGGTTCGCCGGAGGGGCGCCGGCAGTACGCCCGGGGCCGGTACGTGCCGCCGATGCCGGGGGAGATCACCGGGACGGTGACGCCGGTGGGCGGTTCGGGCTCCCACCTGCTGGGGGCGCTGGCGCGGGCCAACGCCCTGGTGGTGGTGGACGAGTGGACGACGTCGGCGCCGATGGGCCAGCTCGTCGACGTGATGCTGCTGCAGGAGTGA
- a CDS encoding MogA/MoaB family molybdenum cofactor biosynthesis protein, whose translation MTGSGSGYRALAVTVSNRAHAGVYPDTGGPLLVEGLAGMGFAVDGPVVVPDGEPVAEALRGAVADGYHVVLTTGGTGLTPLDLTPEMTRRVIDREVPGIAEAIRAAGMAKVPTAALSRGVAGTAGRTLVVNLPGSTGGVRDGLAVLAPILAHAVDQIHGGDHVRRPDAAASPTPPPSSPSPSPSSPSSPSPAPRQAPAAPGSPS comes from the coding sequence GTGACCGGCTCGGGTTCCGGCTACCGGGCGCTGGCGGTCACCGTCTCCAACCGGGCGCACGCCGGCGTCTACCCGGACACCGGCGGTCCTCTCCTGGTGGAGGGGCTGGCCGGGATGGGCTTCGCGGTCGACGGGCCGGTGGTGGTCCCGGACGGCGAGCCGGTGGCGGAGGCGTTGCGCGGGGCCGTCGCGGACGGGTACCACGTGGTGCTCACCACGGGCGGCACCGGCCTGACGCCGCTGGACCTCACCCCGGAGATGACCCGGCGGGTGATCGACCGCGAGGTGCCCGGGATCGCGGAGGCGATCCGGGCGGCCGGCATGGCCAAGGTGCCGACGGCGGCGCTCTCCCGGGGCGTGGCGGGGACGGCGGGGCGGACCCTCGTGGTGAACCTGCCCGGCTCGACGGGCGGGGTGCGGGACGGCCTGGCCGTGCTGGCGCCGATACTGGCGCACGCCGTCGACCAGATCCACGGCGGCGACCACGTTCGGCGCCCCGACGCCGCCGCCTCCCCGACTCCCCCTCCCTCGTCTCCTTCTCCTTCTCCGTCTTCTCCGTCTTCTCCGTCTCCCGCGCCGCGGCAGGCGCCGGCCGCCCCCGGGAGCCCGAGCTGA
- a CDS encoding GNAT family N-acetyltransferase, producing the protein MNPVWPVRLQEGEVGLRPIQARDAREWHQVNDRNRDWLRPWEATVPPVPYTRASARPSFRRMVRQLRAEAAAGRMMPFVVTYQGRLAGQLTVAGITWGSMCSANVGYWVDREIAGRGVMPTAVALAVDHCFFGVGLHRVEVCIRPENAASRRVVEKLGFREEGLRPKYLHIDGAWRDHLAFALTVEDVPEGLLARWRRSRSRPV; encoded by the coding sequence CTGAATCCGGTCTGGCCCGTCCGTCTGCAGGAGGGCGAAGTGGGGCTGCGGCCCATCCAGGCGCGGGACGCGCGGGAGTGGCACCAGGTGAACGACCGCAACCGGGACTGGCTGCGGCCCTGGGAGGCCACCGTGCCGCCGGTGCCGTACACCAGGGCGAGCGCCCGGCCGTCGTTCCGGCGGATGGTCCGGCAGCTGCGCGCGGAGGCGGCGGCGGGCCGGATGATGCCGTTCGTGGTGACCTACCAGGGGCGGCTGGCGGGGCAGTTGACCGTCGCCGGGATCACCTGGGGGTCGATGTGCTCGGCGAACGTCGGCTACTGGGTCGATCGTGAGATCGCGGGGCGCGGGGTGATGCCGACGGCGGTGGCGCTGGCGGTGGACCACTGCTTCTTCGGGGTCGGCCTGCACCGGGTGGAGGTCTGCATCCGCCCCGAGAACGCGGCCAGCCGGCGGGTGGTGGAGAAGCTGGGCTTCCGCGAGGAGGGGCTGCGGCCGAAGTACCTGCACATCGACGGTGCCTGGCGGGACCACCTGGCCTTCGCGCTGACCGTGGAGGACGTCCCGGAGGGGCTGCTGGCCCGCTGGCGGCGCAGCCGGTCGCGTCCGGTTTGA